The following are encoded together in the Pectobacterium punjabense genome:
- a CDS encoding 6-phospho-beta-glucosidase, with protein sequence MSASTFPNGFLWGGAIAANQAEGAYLEGGKGLTTVDMIPHGVNRLPVKLGQEPRFALRGDEFYPSHRAIDFYHRYKEDIALMAEMGFTVFRTSIAWSRLYPNGDELTPNADGIAFYRDMFAECKKYNMEPLVTLCHFDVPMHLVTEYGSWRNRKMVEFFTRYARTCFEAFDGLVKYWLTFNEINILLHSPFSGAGLVFAEGENQEQVKYQAAHHELVASALATKIAHEVNPNNQVGCMLAGGNFYPWSCKPEDVWAALNKDRENLFFIDVQARGSYPAYTGRLFKEKGITIASEPGDDDILKNTVDFVSFSYYASRCASADMNEHNSSAANIVKSLKNPHIKASEWGWGIDPLGLRITMNMMYDRYQKPLFLVENGLGAKDEINAQGEIDDDYRISYLREHISAMADAIGDGIPVIGYTSWGCIDLVAASTGEMSKRYGFIYVDRDDRGEGTLARKKKKSFYWYKKVIASNGADLS encoded by the coding sequence ATGTCTGCATCAACATTTCCCAACGGGTTCTTATGGGGGGGCGCGATTGCGGCCAATCAGGCAGAAGGCGCGTACCTTGAAGGCGGCAAAGGGCTGACGACGGTAGACATGATTCCCCACGGCGTGAATCGTCTACCGGTGAAGCTGGGGCAAGAGCCGCGTTTTGCGCTGCGTGGGGATGAGTTTTATCCCAGCCACCGGGCGATCGATTTCTACCATCGCTATAAGGAAGATATCGCGCTGATGGCGGAAATGGGGTTTACGGTGTTCCGTACCTCTATCGCCTGGAGCCGTCTCTATCCGAACGGGGATGAACTGACGCCCAACGCAGACGGCATCGCCTTTTATCGCGACATGTTTGCCGAGTGCAAGAAGTACAACATGGAACCACTGGTGACGCTGTGCCATTTTGATGTGCCGATGCATCTGGTCACGGAATACGGTTCATGGCGTAACCGGAAAATGGTGGAGTTCTTCACGCGTTACGCTCGAACCTGTTTTGAAGCCTTTGATGGGTTAGTGAAATATTGGCTGACGTTCAATGAAATCAATATCTTGCTGCATAGCCCGTTTTCCGGCGCGGGTCTGGTCTTTGCCGAAGGGGAAAATCAGGAGCAGGTGAAATATCAGGCTGCGCACCATGAACTGGTGGCGAGCGCACTGGCGACGAAAATTGCGCATGAGGTTAACCCGAACAATCAGGTCGGCTGTATGCTGGCCGGCGGAAATTTCTATCCGTGGTCGTGCAAACCGGAAGATGTCTGGGCGGCGCTGAATAAAGATCGTGAGAACCTGTTCTTTATTGACGTGCAGGCGCGGGGCTCTTATCCGGCGTATACCGGTCGGTTGTTTAAAGAGAAAGGCATCACGATTGCCTCTGAGCCGGGCGATGATGATATTCTCAAGAACACGGTAGATTTTGTGTCCTTCAGCTATTACGCCTCCCGCTGCGCCTCGGCGGATATGAACGAGCACAACAGTAGCGCGGCGAACATTGTGAAGTCGTTGAAGAACCCGCACATCAAGGCAAGTGAATGGGGCTGGGGAATCGATCCGCTGGGTCTGCGCATCACCATGAACATGATGTATGACCGCTATCAGAAACCGCTGTTTTTGGTGGAGAACGGGCTGGGGGCGAAGGACGAGATTAACGCGCAGGGCGAGATTGATGATGACTATCGGATCAGCTATTTGCGTGAGCACATCAGCGCGATGGCGGACGCTATCGGCGATGGTATCCCGGTTATTGGTTACACCTCGTGGGGCTGTATCGATCTGGTTGCCGCGTCCACCGGTGAGATGAGCAAACGCTATGGCTTCATCTATGTCGATCGCGATGACCGAGGCGAAGGCACATTAGCCAGAAAGAAAAAGAAATCGTTCTACTGGTATAAGAAGGTGATTGCCAGCAACGGTGCTGACCTG